The Prochlorococcus marinus str. MIT 9301 genome segment GCCTTAATTACAACCTCACAATTTTTAAAAGGTGGTAGTTTTAAAAGGGCTATTGTTATAGGAGCAGATCAACTATCAAGCTTTGTTGATTGGAATGATAGAAGGAGTTGCATTCTTTTTGGAGATGGTGCGGGTGCATTAGCAATTGAAGCCACTAATCAATTTGATAATTTAATTGGTTTTGATATGAGAACTGACGGAGAAAGGGGTTCTTTTCTTAATCTCCCATCAAAAAATAATAAGGATTTAATAATTGATAACATTGATTTTTTAAGTGGAGCTTTTTCTCCAATTCAGATGAATGGTCAGGAAGTGTATAAATTTGCAGTTAGAGAAGTTCCGATAATTCTTGAAAAGTTGTTTAATAAAACGCACTATACTTCAGATGAAGTTGATTGGCTTGTACTGCATCAAGCTAATCAAAGGATATTGGACTCTGTAGGAGATAGGTTAAAAATCCCTAGAGAAAAAATTCTTAGCAATTTAGAAAAATACGGTAATACTTCAGCAGCAACAATTCCACTAGTGATAGATGAGGCTATTAGAAGTAATAGAATTAAACAAAATGATATTATTGCCACAAGTGGTTTTGGTGCTGGGTTAAGTTGGGGTGCAGCCCTCATTAAATGGGGTTAAAAAAAAGGAGCATTATGACAGTTGCATGGGTATTCCCTGGACAGGGTTCGCAAAAAATTGGAATGGCAAAACAAATTGAAAATTTGCCAAATACAAAAGAGAGGTTTAATTATGCATCTGAGATATTTGAGAGAAATTTATTTGAAATTTGTGAGTTAAATACTGAACCAACAAATCCTCTTATCGATTTAAATAACACAAGAAATACACAAATATGTCTTTTTTTGGTTGAATCAATTTTATTAGATGCCTTAAAAAAGAAAGGTTTTAAGCCAACTTATGTTGCTGGACATAGTCTAGGAGAAATCACTGCACTATATTGTGCGGATGTTTTTTCATTCGAAGATTGTGTTTCTCTAATAAAAGAAAGGTCTCAATTAATGGTAAATTCTGGGGAAGGATCTATGGCAGCAGTAATTGGTTTTGATAGAAATCAACTTGATCTATTAGTACAAAAAATTGATGATATTGTGATTGCTAATGATAATAGTTCTTCCCAAGTTGTCTTATCCGGATCTGCTGAAGCATTAGATGATTTATCGAGAGAAATTTCTTGTAAAAGATTCTTGAAATTAAATGTTTCAGGTGCATTTCATTCCCCATTTATGAATGAACCTTCATCAAAATTTTCTGAATATTTAAAACAGATTAAATTCAATAATCCCTCTTTCCCAGTCATAAGCAATTACGAACCTTCACTTTGTAGTGATCCCAACGAGCTTAAAATTAGATTAGAAAAGCAAATGTGTAATGGTGTGAGGTGGCGAGAAACTATGGATTTAATGGCAAAAGATACTGATCTTCATATTGTTGAAATAGGCCCTTCTAATGTACTAAGCGGTTTAGGAAAAAGACATCTTAAAGATGTAAAAATTTCTCAAGTTTCATCTTCTGATCAAATATCATATTAATCTTTATGAAAAATGATGTTTTTCAAAAATTAATCTATCAATTAGTAAGCAAACTTTTAGTATTTCCAATTTATAAATTTGTATTTAGAGGTTGTTTGATAGGTAGAGAAAATATTCCGCAAAAAGATTCTTTTATAGTTGTTTCTAATCATGGTTCTTTGCTTGACCCTCCTTTGTTAGGACATGCACTTGGACGTAATATATCTTTTATGGCTAAGGCAGAACTTTTTAAAGTGCCTTTTCTTGGCTTTATTATCAAGGCTTGTGGAGCATATCCTGTAAAAAGAGGAATTGCGGATAAAAATACAATTAAAACAGCATGTAAAAAATTATCAAATGATAATTGTATTGGAATTTTTATTGATGGTACTCGTCAAAAAAATGGTCGAGTGAATAAGCCCAAACAAGGTGCAGCATTATTAGCTTTTAAAAATCAAAAATTATTATTGCCTGTTGCAATAGTTAATTCTCATAGGGTAATGAGATTTAAATTCTGTATTCCTTTATTTTCAAAAATAGTTATTAAAGTTGGAAAACCTTTTCAACCTCCACAAAGTTCATCAAGAGATGATCTAAATTCTTTAACAAAGCGCCTTCAAGATGAAATTAATTATTTGATTGGATGAATATTTAGTTAATTGGAGAAATAGGGTAAAGAGGCAAAACTGTTTTCCAGGAATCTACATTTGAATTTAATAAATTTTTATTAGACAAATCTAATAGTTCTTTTAAATCTTCTTTAGCATCATAAATAGCTTCAAAAAAAAGTTCTTTGCTATCAAGTTCTTTTATAACTTTTGGTAAAACTGTTTCTCGAATGACTAGATCAGAGGTATTTTTTTCGTTATGACAAATTTCATATTTACCAGCAATAATACCCTTTCGTTTTAATTTTTTGTAAATCCAGAATGATTTTTTGTTTATGAAGATATTATTTTTTGATGCAATTCTTTTTGCCATTATTTCAAATGAACTAAAACTGTCTAGAGGACAATTTATTTGTTGTGAGATAGTTCTTGCTAAAACTACAATAAGTCGTGAGGCATTAAAATTTGCAGGCCCTACACTAACAGATAACTTATTTACTTTTTGTAAATTTTCTTTGGAAATGAATTTGATAAGGTCATTTATTAAATTGTTGCAAAGGTCGTTATCAAATTTTTTGATGAATAATTGATCAGATTCAGAGTTATTGTTTTTTCTATAACCAAAGCCAAAAGAATTGTCTGTGCTGTAGATCACTAGTATAGGGTAATTTTCTCTTTGTTTTAGTTTATTTGTCATCTATTACCTTTAAACAGGTAATTCCATGCCAGGGTTACATTTAGACCATTTCCCAAATTCATTTTTAAAACTTTCACAAGATTGGACATCCCAATCAGTTTTATAATCACCATTATTATCTTTAACTATACTGACATGAATGAATGGTTTTTTTGCTTTAAAATCAGGTAGATCACAAATGTGATCAACACCATGATTATTTTCAACATCATGATATGTAATACATCTATCAACCCATTTACAGTTGATGCAAATGCACATAATAAATAAATAAAATGAAAAATAGCGTTCTCACAGATCATACACTAATTATTGATGAATTAGAAAAAAGTATAAAATTTCATAATTTGAATTTTATATTAGGTTTTTTACCTAAAGGATCATATTTGGTTGGCGGTTACATAAGGGATATTATTTTAGGAAGAAAAACTGAAAAGCTAGATGTTGATATTGTGGTACCTTTAAAAGCAATTGAAATTGGGAAAAAGATTGCAGAAAATATTGAATCAAAATTTATAGTTTTAGATGAAAAAAGAGAAGTAGTAAGAATTTTTCTTAATAATATTGATATTGATATTGCTAATCAAGTTTCATCTACGATAGAAGGAGATTTGTTTTCTAGAGACTTTTCGATTAATTCAATTGCTTTTTTATTAGATAAGAAATGTTTGTTAGATCCATTAAATGGTCTTAAAGATCTAGAGATTTCTTTGCTTAGAAGTCATTCTGAAAAAAATTTACTGAATGATCCTTTGCGAATATTAAGATGTTTTCGATTTGTTTCGGAATTGAATTTTAAAATTGATCTTAATTTAATTACTTTTATAAAAAAAAATAAAGTGAAATTATATATTGCTGCTAAAGAGAGAATTAATTATGAAATACAGAAAATAGTTAATGGAGCGAATGCTCTTGAGGCAGTATTGCTGATAAAAAAATTAAATATATTTGGTATTGATAATTTATTTGAAGATTCTTTTTTTTTGGATTTAGAGAAAATTAATTATGCAGAACTTAATCAGGAAGAAAAAGAAAAATTTTTACCATCATTTTTTATTGCTCAAATTTTAGATGTTGTATCTCTAGAGAAACTTAAATTTAGTAAAGCTGAAATTTCAAAAACTAAGTTATTACGAAAATGGCATTTTTTGTTGGAGAAAAAAAATATCTCTCAATTAACTGAAGCAGAAAGATTTGCATTACATAAAGAATTAGAGATGTTTCTTCCATTATTTATTTTTTATTTACCTCAAAACTCTCGATTAGATTGGCTTCATAGATGGCGTGACAACAATGATAAATTATTCCATCCTTCAAACTTACTTAATGGTGATGTAATTAAAAAAAATTTAAAAATAAAGGATGGGCCTATCTTAGGAGAGCTTTTACAGTATCTTTCGAAAGAACTTGCGTATAAAAGATTGAATAATTTTGATGAAGCTATTTATAAAGCAAAGCGATGGATTGAACAAAATGCGCCAAAATGTGATTAAATACACATAGCTTAGTTTTGTTTAGAAGTTCAGACTTCAAAATCATTTTTAAAAATTTATGAGCATTCGCATTTACGTTGGCAACTTACCACAAGGATTTAATCCAAAAGAATTTGATACACTTTTAAAGTCAGTTTCTGATTCGATCAGATTTAAAGCAGTTCTAGATAAGGAAACTAAGGAATGCAGAGGTTTTGGTTTTGCGACAACTAATAATGAAGATAATGCTAATTTATTAATTCAAAAGTTAAATGGTTTTGAATTTAATGGTTCTAAATTAAGAGTAGAGCTATCAGAAAAGAAAGATTCTGCTTCAAATAAAAGAAATGGTGGAAAATTAAATAAGAATAAGAAGAGGAAAGACTTTAAGAAAATTGTTCACAGTGATGCCCCTAACTTAGAAGCTCCTGATCCAAGATGGGCTGGAGAACTATCTAAATTAAAAGATTTGTTAGCTAATCAGAAGACTCCTGCTTAGTCATTTAATTCGAGAAATTAAAAACGATATTGGAATTTCAAAAGCTTTTACTGAATTTTTTACGAAAGCTCTATTATTAAAGACATCATAGTCTAGCCTTTCTATAGAATCTAATATTCCTCTGTAAAGACGTAAGGATGTCCAAACAGGCCATCTTGCATCGGAAGATAACCATTTGATTCCATCTTCAGATTTCTGGAACCAATCGCGAGCTCTAGTTAATTGAAAGTTCATAAGTGCTTTCCATTGTTTGTTTATTTCACCTTTTAAAAGTTTTTCTTCAGAATAATTAAATTTTTCAATATCTTCTTGAGGGAGATAAATTCTACCTCTTTGCCTATCTTCGCCGACATCTCTTAATATATTTGTTAATTGATTAGCTATACCTAAAGCTATAGCGGCTTCTGAGGGGTCAGGTTTGGCACTCCATGGGGCTGATGTATAAGCGCTATCAATCCCCATGACATTCTGAGTCATCAAACCAACTGTCCCTGCGACTCTGTAACAATAGAGTTTTAATTCATCAAAATCTTTGTATCTGAATTTATTAAGATCCATTCTCTGGCCATCTATCATGTCTAGATAAGGTTGAATACTTTGTGGATATTTTTCTATGGTGTCTAGTAGAACGGCATCTAATTCCGATTTAATGTTGCCTTTAAAAACATTCCTTGTATTTTCTTCCCATGCATTTAAATTTTCTGTAAGTTCATCTTGCGATTTAGTTGAAGCTTCTAAGCTATCCATTATTTCATCTGTTCTTCTACACCAAACATAAATAGCCCAAATAGCTTTTCTTTTCTCTACAGGTAGCAGAAGCGTTCCCAAGTAAAAGGTTTTAGCCCACTTTTGGGTTTCTTTTCGGCATATCTCGTATGCTTGATCTAGTTGAGAAATTGAATTTTTCAAAAAGTTTTAGATGAATTTTTAAATTACTGAAATGTAAATCTCATGAAGAAACATTTTGAGGAGTTTTGGAATACTCCTTATTGATTGATTCCGCGCATAATTTACCACTTAAAACAGCTCCTTCCATTGATGCTAAATATTTTTGCATAGTATAGTCACCTGCTAAAAAGAAGTTTTTTATAGGAGATTTTTGACTAGGTCTGAACTCTTGGCATCCAGGAACTGCTTTATAAACAGATCTTGGAGTTTTGACTACTTTATATTTGCGTAAGTTTGTTTTATCGTCTCCCATGAAATGAGTTGGGAATAATTTTTTGAGTTCCTCCATAGTTGCGTCAACAATATCCTGATCACTCCTATTTATCCAATCTTTTGCTGGTGCAAAAACCAATTCAAGCATTGATCTATTTGGATCTTCATATTCTTTGCAGGTGATACTCATATCTGCATAAACACTGAGGAGAGGTGATCTGCTGAATAATAAATGATCAATATCTGTTAATTTTTTGTCAAACCATAAATGGATATTAATGACTGGCACGCCATTTAAACCATCTAATTTAGAAAAAGCATCTAACCCTTTCCATTGTTTTGGGATCATTAATTTAAAGAGATCTACAGGCATTGCACTTACATAAGCATCAGCCGTAAGCTCTTTCTTTTCGTTTTTATCTAAAGAGGCAATAGTAAAACTTTTAACAGTGCTGTCCTCATTAAGATTGATTTCCCTTAATGGACTATTCATGTGAACTTCACCACCACGAGCGGTAATATAATCAACCATTGGCTGGCATAGTCTTTCTGGAGGAGCTCCGTCAAGGAATGCCATTTTAGAACCATTTTTTTCTTGTAGAAATCTATTTAATGCTGTTAATAAAACTGTAGATGATATTTCATCCGGTCCAATGAAATTAAGAGCTTTACTCATCGCTATAAATACTTCATCATTAACTCTTTCCGGTATATTGTGCTCTTTTAGCCAATCTGTCCATGATTTTGTATCACACTTATCTAAGTATTTTTGGCCTCTCAACATTGCAGGGACTAAACCTAATCCAAATAGAATCTTTTCATTCCATGAAAGCATATCATTATTGCTTAGTATTGCTGATACACCGTTAACTGGAGCAGGTATATCGGGAAAGTCGAATCTACTGTAAGTTCCAGGCTCTGATGGCTGATTAAAAATCATTGAATGACTTTTCCATTGGAGCCTGTCTTCAATATCTAATTCCTTAAAAAGTTGCAGCATATTTGGGTAGGCTCCAAAAAATATATGTAACCCAGTTTCATACCAATCTCCATCTTCGTCTTTCCATGCGGCAACTTTCCCACCTAAAACGTCTCTGGCTTCAAGTACAATAGGAATGTGTCCATTATCGACCAAGTATTTAGCGCAAGATAAACCCGCTAAACCAGCACCAGCAATTACAACACGCATTATTAAATCAAAAAATAAATTAACACTTACTAATAAGCTACATTAAAGTTAGAACATAATAGTTTATTTCGTTGATTATTTCGTAAAATTATGGAAAAAATGCTTTTAAAATCGACTACCAGGCATGTAAGAATTTTTACTGCCGAAGTGGTAGATGAAGAATTAAAGTTTCATCCTAATAAACTAACTCTTGATTTAGACCCCGATAACGAATTCATTTGGAACGAAGATTCTCTAAACAAAATAAATGAAAAATTCAATGGATTAATAAAAGAGAGAGCAGGAAAGGATTTAGATGATTATGAACTTCGAAAAATAGGATCAGAAATTGAAGGTTTGATTAAATTTTTGCTTCAAAATGGTCAGCTTAGCTATAACCCTGATTGTAGAGTAATGAATTATTCAATGGGTTTACCAATGACAAATGAAGTGCTGTGAATAGATCATCCTCAAATAGAAGGCCAAGAAGAGGCTCTAATAGAAGTTATTATCCACCAAATCCAAAGGACATGGACCCGTACGGTCAAAGAAGCAATAGATTGCCTGCTTCTTCTGAACAAAAGATCAACTTTAGTACAGGAACCATTGCCGTACTTGCTGGAGTATTAATTTTAGGAGTTGGTATCGGGAGCGCTATTACGAGTACAACTGATGGTGGGCAAGGAAATATAGCAAGTCAACAACAATTAGATATGGCTGTTCCAGATCCTGAATTTTGCAGACAATGGGGAGCTAGTGCTTTTGTAATTGATGTTGAAATGTATACGACTCTAAATCCATCTACGAGTTTTGTAACGCAACCAGCTCTTCAGCCAGGGTGTGTTATAAGAAGAGAGAATTGGACAGTGTTACAAAAACAGGGCGCAATT includes the following:
- a CDS encoding beta-ketoacyl-ACP synthase III, which translates into the protein MEGIDFNQIGVSFKGSGSYVPDQILTNQKISQKVDTSNEWIKSRTGISERRISSLGDNVNEMGYKAALTAIEMANWDIKTVDLIVLATSTPHDLFGSAPSIQAKLGAANAVAFDLTAACSGFLFALITTSQFLKGGSFKRAIVIGADQLSSFVDWNDRRSCILFGDGAGALAIEATNQFDNLIGFDMRTDGERGSFLNLPSKNNKDLIIDNIDFLSGAFSPIQMNGQEVYKFAVREVPIILEKLFNKTHYTSDEVDWLVLHQANQRILDSVGDRLKIPREKILSNLEKYGNTSAATIPLVIDEAIRSNRIKQNDIIATSGFGAGLSWGAALIKWG
- the fabD gene encoding ACP S-malonyltransferase, giving the protein MTVAWVFPGQGSQKIGMAKQIENLPNTKERFNYASEIFERNLFEICELNTEPTNPLIDLNNTRNTQICLFLVESILLDALKKKGFKPTYVAGHSLGEITALYCADVFSFEDCVSLIKERSQLMVNSGEGSMAAVIGFDRNQLDLLVQKIDDIVIANDNSSSQVVLSGSAEALDDLSREISCKRFLKLNVSGAFHSPFMNEPSSKFSEYLKQIKFNNPSFPVISNYEPSLCSDPNELKIRLEKQMCNGVRWRETMDLMAKDTDLHIVEIGPSNVLSGLGKRHLKDVKISQVSSSDQISY
- a CDS encoding lysophospholipid acyltransferase family protein, coding for MKNDVFQKLIYQLVSKLLVFPIYKFVFRGCLIGRENIPQKDSFIVVSNHGSLLDPPLLGHALGRNISFMAKAELFKVPFLGFIIKACGAYPVKRGIADKNTIKTACKKLSNDNCIGIFIDGTRQKNGRVNKPKQGAALLAFKNQKLLLPVAIVNSHRVMRFKFCIPLFSKIVIKVGKPFQPPQSSSRDDLNSLTKRLQDEINYLIG
- a CDS encoding Ycf34 family protein; amino-acid sequence: MCICINCKWVDRCITYHDVENNHGVDHICDLPDFKAKKPFIHVSIVKDNNGDYKTDWDVQSCESFKNEFGKWSKCNPGMELPV
- a CDS encoding CCA tRNA nucleotidyltransferase yields the protein MKNSVLTDHTLIIDELEKSIKFHNLNFILGFLPKGSYLVGGYIRDIILGRKTEKLDVDIVVPLKAIEIGKKIAENIESKFIVLDEKREVVRIFLNNIDIDIANQVSSTIEGDLFSRDFSINSIAFLLDKKCLLDPLNGLKDLEISLLRSHSEKNLLNDPLRILRCFRFVSELNFKIDLNLITFIKKNKVKLYIAAKERINYEIQKIVNGANALEAVLLIKKLNIFGIDNLFEDSFFLDLEKINYAELNQEEKEKFLPSFFIAQILDVVSLEKLKFSKAEISKTKLLRKWHFLLEKKNISQLTEAERFALHKELEMFLPLFIFYLPQNSRLDWLHRWRDNNDKLFHPSNLLNGDVIKKNLKIKDGPILGELLQYLSKELAYKRLNNFDEAIYKAKRWIEQNAPKCD
- a CDS encoding RNA recognition motif domain-containing protein, with product MSIRIYVGNLPQGFNPKEFDTLLKSVSDSIRFKAVLDKETKECRGFGFATTNNEDNANLLIQKLNGFEFNGSKLRVELSEKKDSASNKRNGGKLNKNKKRKDFKKIVHSDAPNLEAPDPRWAGELSKLKDLLANQKTPA
- a CDS encoding phytoene synthase, translated to MKNSISQLDQAYEICRKETQKWAKTFYLGTLLLPVEKRKAIWAIYVWCRRTDEIMDSLEASTKSQDELTENLNAWEENTRNVFKGNIKSELDAVLLDTIEKYPQSIQPYLDMIDGQRMDLNKFRYKDFDELKLYCYRVAGTVGLMTQNVMGIDSAYTSAPWSAKPDPSEAAIALGIANQLTNILRDVGEDRQRGRIYLPQEDIEKFNYSEEKLLKGEINKQWKALMNFQLTRARDWFQKSEDGIKWLSSDARWPVWTSLRLYRGILDSIERLDYDVFNNRAFVKNSVKAFEIPISFLISRIK
- the pds gene encoding 15-cis-phytoene desaturase; the encoded protein is MRVVIAGAGLAGLSCAKYLVDNGHIPIVLEARDVLGGKVAAWKDEDGDWYETGLHIFFGAYPNMLQLFKELDIEDRLQWKSHSMIFNQPSEPGTYSRFDFPDIPAPVNGVSAILSNNDMLSWNEKILFGLGLVPAMLRGQKYLDKCDTKSWTDWLKEHNIPERVNDEVFIAMSKALNFIGPDEISSTVLLTALNRFLQEKNGSKMAFLDGAPPERLCQPMVDYITARGGEVHMNSPLREINLNEDSTVKSFTIASLDKNEKKELTADAYVSAMPVDLFKLMIPKQWKGLDAFSKLDGLNGVPVINIHLWFDKKLTDIDHLLFSRSPLLSVYADMSITCKEYEDPNRSMLELVFAPAKDWINRSDQDIVDATMEELKKLFPTHFMGDDKTNLRKYKVVKTPRSVYKAVPGCQEFRPSQKSPIKNFFLAGDYTMQKYLASMEGAVLSGKLCAESINKEYSKTPQNVSS
- the ndhM gene encoding NAD(P)H-quinone oxidoreductase subunit M, with the translated sequence MEKMLLKSTTRHVRIFTAEVVDEELKFHPNKLTLDLDPDNEFIWNEDSLNKINEKFNGLIKERAGKDLDDYELRKIGSEIEGLIKFLLQNGQLSYNPDCRVMNYSMGLPMTNEVL
- a CDS encoding DUF3172 domain-containing protein, which produces MNRSSSNRRPRRGSNRSYYPPNPKDMDPYGQRSNRLPASSEQKINFSTGTIAVLAGVLILGVGIGSAITSTTDGGQGNIASQQQLDMAVPDPEFCRQWGASAFVIDVEMYTTLNPSTSFVTQPALQPGCVIRRENWTVLQKQGAISNEDVRECKQRMNTFAYIGSIRDKPIVKCVYQTDVNENKFIIKGDGQAEDGGVGINKEAIQF